In Rathayibacter sp. VKM Ac-2762, one DNA window encodes the following:
- a CDS encoding sugar ABC transporter permease, giving the protein MALRESPLLGVDEPRGTARTGGVTSTPPVRRRRRSVGWAGRFEIALLVGPALIVFLAFVIFPVVMAAYYGFFSWQGYGVPTDFVGFRNYLTILQDPTFHDALAHNGIIVVLSLVLQGPVAILLALLLNRKLRGQSIIRVLIFVPYVISEVVVGTGWSLMLQTSGAVNGLLEKVGLGALKQDWLSDPAIAIWTLMLIITWKYIGFAVILFLAGLQGIPEELSEAAAIDGASYWQVQRRITLPLLAPTLRIWAFLSIIGALQLFDLVYIIWGQYVSSTAGTSTMAIYLVTNGRNAGNYGYGNAVAVVLFLISLVVALLYQRFVLRRDTAGALTGDKR; this is encoded by the coding sequence ATGGCACTCCGCGAGAGCCCGCTCCTCGGAGTGGATGAGCCCCGCGGGACCGCGCGCACCGGAGGCGTCACCTCGACGCCTCCGGTGCGCCGGCGCCGCCGCAGCGTGGGCTGGGCGGGGCGCTTCGAGATCGCGCTCCTGGTCGGCCCGGCGCTGATCGTCTTCCTCGCCTTCGTGATCTTCCCGGTCGTGATGGCGGCCTACTACGGCTTCTTCAGCTGGCAGGGCTACGGAGTGCCGACGGACTTCGTCGGCTTCCGCAACTACCTGACGATCCTGCAGGACCCCACCTTCCACGACGCCCTCGCGCACAACGGCATCATCGTGGTGCTCTCGCTCGTGCTCCAGGGGCCGGTCGCGATCCTCCTGGCGCTGCTGCTGAACCGCAAGCTGCGCGGGCAGTCGATCATCCGCGTCCTGATCTTCGTGCCGTACGTGATCTCGGAGGTCGTCGTCGGCACCGGCTGGAGCCTGATGCTCCAGACCAGCGGCGCGGTCAACGGCCTGCTCGAGAAGGTCGGCCTCGGCGCGCTGAAGCAGGACTGGCTCTCGGATCCGGCGATCGCGATCTGGACGCTGATGCTGATCATCACGTGGAAGTACATCGGCTTCGCCGTGATCCTCTTCCTCGCGGGTCTGCAGGGCATCCCCGAGGAGCTGTCCGAGGCCGCGGCCATCGACGGCGCCTCCTACTGGCAGGTGCAGCGGCGGATCACCCTGCCCCTGCTCGCGCCGACCCTGCGGATCTGGGCGTTCCTGTCGATCATCGGCGCACTGCAGCTGTTCGACCTCGTCTACATCATCTGGGGCCAGTACGTGTCCTCGACCGCGGGCACCTCGACCATGGCGATCTACCTGGTCACCAACGGCCGCAACGCCGGCAACTACGGGTACGGGAACGCCGTCGCGGTGGTCCTGTTCCTGATCTCGCTCGTGGTGGCGCTGCTCTACCAGCGCTTCGTGCTCCGGCGCGACACGGCGGGCGCACTGACGGGAGACAAGCGATGA
- a CDS encoding carbohydrate ABC transporter permease, producing the protein MTAPPITPETPRPLAVKRRRQPLGRGTTIAYVVAIVVIALMLAPVAYIILGGFRTNAQITTDPAGLPSPWNVQNYLDVITGGVFWQEVGNSTIAGLATTLGVVVLGLMASYVLARYDFTGRGVFYALFAAGLMFPMTVAITPLYLVIKSLGLMNSLAGVVLPQIAFGLPTTIIILVPFLRAIPDEIQEAAFIDGCSRIGFFFRMVVRLAMPGVITTGILAFIASWNSYLLPLFILNNESTFTLPLGVQAFSSQYSVDTAKVLAFVSLSMIPALIFFSVFERRIVGGLTGAVKG; encoded by the coding sequence ATGACGGCCCCGCCGATCACTCCGGAGACCCCTCGGCCTCTCGCGGTGAAGCGGCGCCGGCAGCCCCTGGGCCGCGGCACCACGATCGCCTACGTCGTGGCGATCGTCGTGATCGCGCTGATGCTCGCCCCGGTGGCGTACATCATCCTCGGCGGCTTCCGCACGAACGCGCAGATCACCACCGACCCGGCGGGCCTGCCCTCGCCGTGGAACGTGCAGAACTACCTCGACGTGATCACCGGCGGCGTCTTCTGGCAGGAGGTCGGCAACTCCACCATCGCCGGCCTCGCGACGACGCTCGGCGTGGTCGTGCTCGGCCTGATGGCGAGCTACGTCCTGGCCCGCTACGACTTCACCGGACGCGGCGTGTTCTACGCGCTCTTCGCCGCCGGCCTGATGTTCCCGATGACCGTGGCGATCACTCCTCTCTACCTGGTGATCAAGAGCCTCGGCCTGATGAACTCGCTCGCCGGAGTGGTGCTGCCGCAGATCGCGTTCGGCCTGCCGACCACGATCATCATCCTGGTGCCGTTCCTCCGCGCGATCCCGGACGAGATCCAGGAGGCGGCCTTCATCGACGGCTGCAGCCGGATCGGCTTCTTCTTCCGGATGGTCGTGCGCCTGGCGATGCCCGGCGTGATCACCACGGGGATCCTCGCGTTCATCGCGAGCTGGAACAGCTACCTGCTGCCCCTGTTCATCCTCAACAACGAGTCCACCTTCACGCTCCCGCTCGGAGTGCAGGCGTTCTCGTCGCAGTACTCGGTCGACACGGCGAAGGTGCTCGCCTTCGTCTCGCTGTCGATGATCCCGGCGCTGATCTTCTTCAGCGTCTTCGAGCGCCGCATCGTCGGCGGGCTGACGGGGGCGGTGAAGGGATGA
- a CDS encoding extracellular solute-binding protein, translated as MKFRKIAVATAALLGTVAALTGCSAQDSGSSDGTVAMTLWQNSTTGPGQEFWDKTIADFEAANPGVTIESQAIQNEDLDGKLQTALNSGDAPDVFLQRGGGKLAAMVAGGQLKDLTGGISDQARSEIPEGSFSANTLDDKVWAMPVAVLPGGLFYSQDLFTAAGVTETPKTIDELDSAITKIKGSGAQAVALGAKDAWPAAHWYYFFALRECSADTMAEAADTKDFSDDCWVRAGEDLQDFAATEPFNEGFLTTAAQQGAGSSAGLLANHQASMELMGAWDPGVIASLTPDEKPLPDLGWFPFPEIDGGDGEAGAIMGGVDGYSCSAGAPDECVDFLNYLATSDVQKEYYAAFNAPPVNTVAQEAVTEPYLQQILEAYNSAPYVSQWLDTVYGLNVGNALNVGVVDLLAGKSDPEQLVEAVNAAAAKA; from the coding sequence ATGAAGTTCAGGAAGATCGCAGTGGCGACAGCAGCCCTGCTCGGCACGGTCGCGGCCCTCACCGGCTGCTCGGCCCAGGACTCGGGATCGAGCGACGGCACCGTCGCGATGACCCTCTGGCAGAACTCGACCACGGGCCCCGGCCAGGAGTTCTGGGACAAGACGATCGCGGACTTCGAGGCCGCGAACCCCGGAGTGACCATCGAGTCGCAGGCCATCCAGAACGAGGACCTCGACGGCAAGCTCCAGACGGCGCTCAACTCGGGCGACGCCCCCGACGTCTTCCTCCAGCGCGGAGGCGGCAAGCTCGCCGCCATGGTCGCGGGCGGACAGCTGAAGGACCTCACCGGCGGCATCTCGGACCAGGCGCGCAGCGAGATCCCCGAGGGCTCGTTCTCGGCGAACACGCTCGACGACAAGGTCTGGGCGATGCCGGTCGCCGTCCTCCCGGGCGGCCTGTTCTACAGCCAGGACCTCTTCACGGCGGCGGGAGTCACCGAGACGCCGAAGACCATCGACGAGCTCGACTCGGCGATCACGAAGATCAAGGGCAGCGGAGCCCAGGCCGTCGCGCTCGGCGCGAAGGACGCCTGGCCCGCCGCGCACTGGTACTACTTCTTCGCGCTGCGCGAGTGCAGCGCCGACACCATGGCCGAGGCGGCCGACACCAAGGACTTCTCGGACGACTGCTGGGTCCGCGCGGGCGAGGACCTGCAGGACTTCGCGGCGACCGAGCCGTTCAACGAGGGCTTCCTCACCACCGCCGCCCAGCAGGGCGCGGGCAGCTCGGCCGGACTCCTCGCCAACCACCAGGCGTCGATGGAGCTCATGGGCGCGTGGGACCCGGGCGTGATCGCCTCCCTCACCCCCGACGAGAAGCCGCTGCCCGACCTGGGCTGGTTCCCGTTCCCCGAGATCGACGGCGGCGACGGCGAGGCCGGCGCGATCATGGGCGGCGTCGACGGCTACTCCTGCTCCGCGGGCGCTCCCGACGAGTGCGTCGACTTCCTCAACTACCTGGCCACCTCCGACGTGCAGAAGGAGTACTACGCGGCCTTCAACGCGCCCCCGGTGAACACCGTGGCGCAGGAGGCGGTCACCGAGCCGTACCTGCAGCAGATCCTCGAGGCCTACAACTCGGCCCCGTACGTCTCGCAGTGGCTCGACACCGTCTACGGCCTCAACGTCGGCAACGCGCTGAACGTCGGAGTCGTCGACCTGCTGGCCGGCAAGAGCGACCCCGAGCAGCTGGTCGAGGCCGTCAACGCCGCCGCGGCGAAGGCCTAG